The stretch of DNA CTTCTTCACCATGCTCGTCACCGAAGCCGGAGACACGCCCAGTTTTTCCGAAAGCGCACTGGTCGAAACCTTCCCTTCGGAAGCCTCAACCTCGTAAATAGTCTTCAGGTAATCCTCTATTGACTGTGAAAGCATCTTTTCTCTCTTTATCTTCAAAAAAACCGCTTAAGATTCAGACAGACAAAAAATTATTTTAGTCTTGTCTAAATTTGTTTTTAATTCTAGCAAAAACAGATCGCCTGTCAAGGAAAAATCGCGGGGTTTCGAAAAGAGGTGTTTATGGCTTAGAATAAGCCCCATGTGGAAGAAGCCATATAGCAGAAGAAAGAATGTCTTTACCGGAAGTTTGACAGGTTTTATCTTCTTCTTTCTCCTTATTTTTTCCGCATCTTCCACAACGGAGAGCAAGGAGAATCCTCCTGCCCGCGCTACCTTCAAGGTGCTTAACTCTTTTTCGCACGACCCGACGGCCTTCACCCAAGGGTTTGTCTACAGAGACGGTTTCCTTTATGAAAGTACCGGCCTTTACGGAAAGTCTTCTCTTAGAAAAACCAACCCAGCCACCGGAGAGGTGCTTGCCAAGGTAAACCTCCCACAGAAGTTTTTCGGCGAAGGTCTTACCGTAATAGGCAAGAGCATATACCAGCTCACCTGGAAGTCCGGTCGGGGTTTCATATACGGCAAGGAAAACCTGCAGCGCAAGGGATCATTCACCTATTCAACCGAAGGATGGGGGCTTACAGACAACGGAACCAGCCTTATAATGAGCGATGGGACCGAAAAACTGTATTTTCTCTCTCCCGAGAGCTTCGAAGTAACAAAGACATTAAGCGTCAAAGAAGGCGGATCCCCTGTCAGTATGCTTAACGAACTTGAGTACGCAGGGGGAAAAATCTACTGCAACATATGGAACTCAGACGATATCGTGGTCGTAAACCCCGAGAGCGGCGTGGTGGAGAGACGCATAAGCCTCGGGGAATTAAGAAAAAGGTTGAGCCTTCCCGAAAGAGCGGAAGTGCTGAACGGAATCGCCTGGAAATCCTCTTCTGACACTTTCTTTATAACGGGAAAGTACTGGTCCGAGGTTTTTGAGATAAGAATCGATTCCGCTTCCCCTTGAACGGGAAATCCAAGCGGGTAGACTCATTTTCCCTTCTGTGTCCCCGTAGCTCAGTTGGATAGAGCGCAGGATTCCTAATCCTGAGGCCGCAGGTTCGAATCCTGCCGGGGACGCGCCAGCAGAAACTCTACGAAAAAAGCTGCCTGAATATCATCCAGGTAATCTTTACCGCAGCCATCAGGCTTCCCGTGATTGTTCCGGTTACCTTTGAGGTTCCTATTCTCTTTCTGTAACTCACCGGAACCTCGGTGCAGTGAAGTCCCTTCTTGGCGGCCTTTATCTGCATCTCAACCGTCCATCCGAAGGTCTTGTCCCTCATGTCAAGAGAAAGAAGCTTGTCATATCTTATGGCTCTGAAGGGGCCCAGGTCGGTAAAACCCACTCCGTAAAACAGCTTTATAAGCCTGGTTGCAACGTAGTTTCCCATAAGGGCCTGGGGCAAAAGCGCTCCTTTCTCTCTTTCGCCGATGGTTCTCGACCCTATTACGAGATCATATCCTCCCTCGGTTATCGGGGAGATGACGGTTTTCATTTCTCCCGGATAATCAGAATAGTCTCCATCCAGAAATACTATGATATCAGGTAGATATGAAGAATTCTTAATGTAGTTCATCCCCGCAAGGCAAGCCTGTCCGTACCCTTTTCTCTCTTCGTCTATAACGGTGGCCCCACTACCCGAAGCAACGCGTGCGGTGGAATCGGTCGAACCGTTATCGACAACAACTATCTCCGTTACAAGGTCCTGGGGAATATCCGCGATTACCTGTCCTATGGAGCCCTCTTCATTTAAGGCTGGGATTATAACAACCGTCTTTTCCATGGAATCTTATATGGAGACAAGCTCCACTTGCGGAATAAGAACTATGTGGCGCGAGAGCAGCGGTTTTTCAAACTTTGAGCGTATTGCCTCGCAGTAACCGTCCATCTGCTCTTTATAAGTCTCACGGGCATCGTCATCTATCGATTCTCTGTACTTGTAGTCGAAAAGACGCATTCCCCCCTCTTCTTCGGTCAGAAGATCTATCCTGCCTCTTTTCGAAACGCTCTCCCCGGGGTCAAAGACGAATTTATGCTCCCTTCTGACTTTCTGAGCCGCACGGATAAAGGGAAAAAGCTCGGATTCAAGAAGGTTTGAAGAAAGCTCCCGCAGCAAATCTTTCATATTGGGGGTTGAAACAAGAAATTCGCCCAGAACGAATTCAATTTCCTTTTCAACCGCTTCTTCCCTGAAATCCCAGGTCTCAAGGAATCTGTGCATTATGCTTCCCACTCTTTCGGGGTCTTTTAGGCGGTCGGTCGGAGAAAACAGGTCGGGAAGCGGGGAAATCTCCGTACGCTGCGGCTTATCTTCCTTGCTGTAGACGGGCTCCATGTACTTAAGGTCCAGAGGAGTTTCTCTTTCCGAGGAAGAAGTGTCCGAGATAGTGTCAGATTCCTTTGAAACTTCCCCGTCGTAAAGCCCCGAGAAGGAAATTCCCCAGGCATCGTCGGTAAACCCTTGCGGCATCTCAAGACAACGGGAAGACAGGGAGAGCTTTGAATCGATAAGTTCGGCGAAGCTGCCAGCCTCCACCTGTATGCGCTCTTCTCTGGCCATTCGGCGTCCGCTAAAACATATGAAAAGTCTTTCCTCTGCCCGGGTCATGGCCACATAGAGAGCCCTTCTCTCTTCCCATGCTTCTCTTCTCTCGACGCGGGATTTAAGCTCCTCCCAGTCATCCGAAGAGGAGGCGGGGTATCTCACTACGAAACCTTTTTCTATATCCGCCATCACCCTCTCGGACGACGTTACCCTCCGGTAGTTAGTGTTGCAGAGAAAGACGGTATGGAATTCAAGCCCCTTTGCCCCGTGAACCGTCATGAGTTTCACTACCCTGTCGTCCCTCGTTTCCTCAAACACCTGCTCTTCTTCATAAGTTCGGCGCATGGAATCAAAGTGTTCAACCACCTGGGAAAGCCCGTATCCCTTGTGGGAAACCAGATTTTCCGTTACCAGAAGAACTTTTTTGAGATTGAGATATTTGGCCCTGCCGCCGGGAAGCGCCTGGACCGCGGCGGAACAACCAAGCCCGTTTACGGCGAAATAGACAGTCCTGAAAGCATCTCCGTCAATGTACTCCCTTCTTTTTTCATCAAGAAAACAGAGGTATTCCCTGACCCTGGAGCTGTTTTGCTCCCC from Candidatus Dadabacteria bacterium encodes:
- a CDS encoding glutaminyl-peptide cyclotransferase — translated: MWKKPYSRRKNVFTGSLTGFIFFFLLIFSASSTTESKENPPARATFKVLNSFSHDPTAFTQGFVYRDGFLYESTGLYGKSSLRKTNPATGEVLAKVNLPQKFFGEGLTVIGKSIYQLTWKSGRGFIYGKENLQRKGSFTYSTEGWGLTDNGTSLIMSDGTEKLYFLSPESFEVTKTLSVKEGGSPVSMLNELEYAGGKIYCNIWNSDDIVVVNPESGVVERRISLGELRKRLSLPERAEVLNGIAWKSSSDTFFITGKYWSEVFEIRIDSASP
- a CDS encoding glycosyltransferase family 2 protein, whose product is MEKTVVIIPALNEEGSIGQVIADIPQDLVTEIVVVDNGSTDSTARVASGSGATVIDEERKGYGQACLAGMNYIKNSSYLPDIIVFLDGDYSDYPGEMKTVISPITEGGYDLVIGSRTIGEREKGALLPQALMGNYVATRLIKLFYGVGFTDLGPFRAIRYDKLLSLDMRDKTFGWTVEMQIKAAKKGLHCTEVPVSYRKRIGTSKVTGTITGSLMAAVKITWMIFRQLFS